Within Mercenaria mercenaria strain notata chromosome 15, MADL_Memer_1, whole genome shotgun sequence, the genomic segment TTACGTGAAAGAACCAAATATATACTTTAAAGCTATAACAAAATGCATCGTATTCCGTTGGTTACtaaaggacagacagacagataggcAAAGAAACAGACTCTAAATCTgctataaatgtataaaaaatcaaagccctgaaaggactgatagttAGTGCTTACTGAgcgatatttcaaccgatacacttAAAGAATTAATATGTCATTGTGCATAGAcaggtcattatttgaacaatgttggtagaggttcactagacaatgctacatgctaactatctaagctctgtgcattgtggcTCAAGACAAGAAGACTTGTAAATGTACTCCCTTTACATCTCTTTGTGAAACTAAGTTTACCCCAGGGTCGAGTCAATTTCAACCTTAATCATAACTCTAGAGAGGAGTGATTCctaatatttcgaatgtgaatataaagttcataattattctagaatccgttgctgcttgttttcaCTGTTTAAAACAGAAGTCCTCAGTGGCTCACAAACTCACACTTCAAAAATTGGAAGCTGAAAAACAATGTTTGTCttaacaaaaatgttatgaaatctGTTACAACTGACACATACAATGTGTATATCTCAGAAAAGTTTGCAAAATACAGACAAGATATTGTCAAAGTCCTCAGAAAGACTGGTAAAATTGATTCATACTGGATCATAGATGGTAGAATATTCTTCTGAAGATATTGCGAAAAACTGTCGTTGACATGGGATAAATAAACAAGTCATTTCATTGGACTGATAGAAGCATATATAAAGTATTGACAGTACAGGTGTTTGCTAGTCATGACATTTCACTTTTATTACCACGTATAAGGATTTCGCtgttataaatatgtaatattattttgCTCTATACTACTCATATTTAAAAACATCCTTCTATACATAATTATGATCACCtgatcaaatgcatttcatacaTTGCAGATATTTAACAATGTTgaaatttcttaccatgtaaAGTTTATATTGAAAACGTTTCTTTACAACACGTGACTGTacaatatattactgtattggacgcacgtgcgtacaaaataACCTGTTCTTTTTTTCGTATTCGGACGTTttaacagtcccatgttaaacatacgattaAGCCCGAACACGTAAAAATTtacgaatgtaaatcgggtgaagtaggcgttCTGTGTACAaagtttgattatattatgcgtcttgaaatcaggattatATATCAATCAAAGGCAGATATAGCTACGGTATTCAGtgattcatttttaatttaaactaaaataaaatagatatagaataaaaatggttatttaacattgaactgtacaatacgatatatatttggacgagtactcAGCTGAGAagaccatattggacgagccgctacaGAACAATCGTAAATAACCAAATAACATAATAGTGCTACACATTCAAATATGTTTCAAAGACGTAAATAATATGTCCACTACGGTTACAGTTAGCAATTATTGCATGTTGCATAGCTGTGCGttcttaatatatatatgttatggaACAAAACGCTCTAGATAATATTCAGTTCGCATATAACACTTAAGTTCAGTATTGGCATAATGCTTATATTTTAAGAATGCATATCGTCGATAATTTTGTAAACTTGCTTAGTTCATCAGTAATCTTCCTAAACTGTACTAAATATGCGACAATGTCATAATTGTAGAGAAAAAGCAGCTATGCCACTTTCGGTGTAGAAATACAACCCATAACGACCTTTAATTTTCGGGAAAATTGTGAATAATTTACGAGAGATATTTTAACGATACTGCGACCATAATAATGTATTACAAAGCtgcaaaatcaaatcaaactgaATGTAGTAATTTTGTTTTCGTGTGTTATGCACATGAAGTATAGCCTAATAAtctaaatatttattcatatggAGAAGCAGTCTATGATCATTTTAGAACATCTGCTCGTACTGAAATGTATGAGTACTATGATTTCTTGTAAACGTTTCGAAGTGTTTGATTCCAACCTACGAATGTAATTCAAACTTAGGTTTGATTCAAATGTATCGtatgaataaatataaatgttccaaAAGCTTTTAATGCATTCCCATCTACTCTTAGCTTTAACCCAAAGTGTATTGTACATTTCGACTAAAGTACTATAATGTATAACAATATTATTGCTGCATTTGTTCACACACTTTTGtattttagttttcttttgtttctatTTGTTTCTTTTCGATTATGATAATTATTTGATTGGAAAGAGAGAAACACAGCTACCTGCTTCTGGACTTCATTAGTACTATAACTATTGTTGTCAGCGTTTTGTATTACCTGCTAACGATCACATGTTAAAGACTGTAGATAGCTTGTAATACGCTGTTTTAATGTACATATTactttttatcaaattatgttttcAACCTAAAATTTCAATCGGAAAAAAAGTAGTATTGGTCATGTACGtacattttcatctttttgtCTTTATTGTTGttgacaaacatttgaattttttaacttGGATGTTTTAACGATGTACGATTCAATGGAACGCCGATGCACAAATTCTCGGTGAACTATGGCTTTGTATTTGCGAATGGTtaatatttatctaaatgtttGAATTTGCTATGTGCCATCTTGTTGCAATCGGTCAATTTTATTGCACAGCATATTGTAGTGGTTTCCTCGAGAGAAACTATTAAGTCATAGAAATAAGCATATCTCTTGTCTACTTGTTATTTCAGCAAACTCAAAAACCCGATTTTCcttttataatataaataatcatCACATGTATATTGAAACTAACCCTTGGCCCTTAAATCTTATGTCAATTTTTCCAGATAACTTCTAGTATAATTAGATGTTAGTAGCAATATAGTTGTGGTTGGTGATATCAATTTTGATTTATTAGATTTTCCAAGATTTCATATTCTTACTGATATCATGTTACTATATCATTAACAAAATGTTATTACTTAACCTACACGTGCCTGTAATACTCGTAACAGTTTCTTAGATCCTATTTTGTTAACTGATTAATGCTTATGTAAGAAAGCTTGTGTTAGATTTTCCAAGATTTTATATTCTTACTGATATCATGTTACgatataattaacaaaatgttattaCTTAACCTACACGTGTCTGTAATACTCGTAGTAAATTGTTAGATTCTATTTTGTTAATTGATTAATGCTTATGTAATGAAGCTTCTGCTGTAAAAACAAACTTAAGCTTAAGTGACCATTATGCATGTTTAGCACATGTTGATATACCAATTTCATTATCTACCACATATAAAAGAGAAGTTTGGCTATATAAACACGCTGATTTTGACGAATTAAACAGATTAATTGAAGCATTTGACTGGCACACATATCTGCTCTTCCAAGATAGTAATATTAATACAGCTTGTCAAAAATTTACAGAGAAATTTTTAAGGCTTTCCCGATTACACATACCAACAATTAGACCAAATAATAAACCATGGATGATTTGCCTTTGgtaccagtgtagatcttgatcagtctgcacatccatgcagtctgatcatgatctgcactgatcgccattcaatcagtacccttttggtaagcaccctttttgaCAGTTATTGGTAATGTCCAAATTAGaggattgacaagttcattatagaaatttagcagggtaaggtttaaacAGAAACGGTAACAaggttaacaacaacaacaacaaaatggttaaatgtttcatttcaggGAACTCGTCATTGCCAAGGCTGTTGACTATGGCAGGTGTTTTTGATGTATGGAAACCTCCAGGGGTATATTGATTTGTTAcactttatttgtatttaaacTTGCTTGCCAGATGAAAGACTTGGACCAACAGGGATGATACTTTGTTTGCAGTTATTGCACTGAACAGCAGAGTGGGATTTGAGGCAGAAGGGTCACAGTTTTTATTTGAAGATGTTATCCAGTTGGCTTTAGTAAAATTGGTAGTTCTACCCATGTGCTTGCCTCTGTCAAAAGAATGTGCCTGAATTGGTTCTTTCCTCAGTTAATTAAAAAACAGTCCTACCAAGAATGATTCAAGAGCTGTCAGGGTTgccagcagtcttgaaaagtcagggaaattggtttctttttcaaggtcagggaattgtcagggaattttaaaatttggtcagtgaaaaatgaaaatcctggaaagtcagggaaaagtcagggaaaaataatttcaaagctcgaagaagttaatcattttaaacttttgtgcCATACATCTTGGCAGTAATGCCTTCAGTTCATCTTCACATGATAGAAAATGTGAAATGTCAGTTTGTCAGTCTTGCCATTTCTGTGTATGTCTTATAATGTAGAGATGAATAGTTTTCCATTACTAACACAATATTTTCTAGTCATGAATATTGTGAAAACTCTTTTTGTTATTAACtatgctttatttattttttttgcaacaaAGAAAGTGTGCCTTAAGAATTATGCCTTGCAGATATGCTTCAAATGATCTTGTTATTATCAATGCTTTATTGTTATGCCACTAGGAAACTATTGAGAGATCTTGGGTTTTGAGAGAGATGTTTTGCCAATAGGATTCCAGTAGTCTTGCTACTACAGTATTGGTCATGATGCTTTATTGTTTTTGCCACAGTGACTGGGACACTGTATATTAagagatcttggattttgagagtgatgctttgtcaatatgattccaatggtcttgctattagtcatggtgttttattgtttttgcctctaggaaactgtatgataacagatcttggatttttgagaatgatattttgctaatactagcagggttccaatggtcttgttattaaccatactttattgtttttaccatgaggaaagtgtaccttaaaagatgttagatttttgatagttacatgtcttgcaaagatgcttttgatatgtatctcttaataattaggtttcactgaccaatagtcacaattatgtttcattgacttgaccaccaaacagtcatacaagaaagaaaaccatgtttattatcattgtgtttgatgtttatgtttaatatattggaaaataaatacaaaacaattggaaataaaataatgggaggattggacggctataggggaggtcaggaggccgtttaaatgtttgggggttttggtcagtgaaaaacatgaattggtcagggaaaaATCAGGGAatagtcagggaattttattcacCCAGAGTGCTGGCAACCCTGGCTGTACAAGAGGCATTCATGTTCAAATGGTTAAGGTTgttgacttcaaataacttgcctcTAGGAGTTCAAGCTTTACTTAGGGCATAGGTTGGCAGTTCTACTCACGTGCCTgactgtgatgaaataatgccaagGTGGACACTTAGAGTCTTCCTGCACCATGAAAAGCctgaaagtggccatatgacttAGATTTGTATTTGGGTGATATTAgagcaaacaaaaacaaatcaagagCTGTACGATATTTTACTCTCTGCATTTATCACAGTATCAATGCGTAATCATTGCAGATATGAACTGTTAACAGACTTtaagttcagaaaaaaaaaaaaaacgacacctGTATATGGTGTTTCCTGGCCAACCCTGAAATGGggcttgaattttaaaaaaaaatatattctgtttGTTGGTGTCAGTTAATTTTAGTGACATTTTCATAATATGAAAGTCTTGTTAAAATTTATTCATAATAAGTTTGTTGTTATATTCACCTTTTGACACTTTCTCCATAAAATAAAGATAAGAGAAAAATGAGAAGAaagtagaaaagaaaaaataaggtgTTTTACCGGTAACTACAATTGACTTTCTTATGAATTAAGTTATGCTTTCACTCTGCTGTTTTACGTTAGaacaaacttaatttttatttaaaggtcAGTAAATGATCTATTGCCTATgcatattttcagtatttgtcatttgatgtgttGTTAGTAGTTTGTGTTAATTGagcctcattacattgtgtattgaAATGCATTTCAGGAGAGTGAGCCATTGTATTCATACAGTGTTATAACAGTAGAGAGTTCCCCATCAATGTCATGGATACATCATAGAATGCCGgtaattttgatttgtttttgtaagAAACTTTAGCCAGAATTAAGCTCGTTTCAGCAGATTTTCATGGACTTCTTTGTGGCTTAAAAACACGAATCTGAAACTCAGTGAACAAAGAAAATTTCTGTatgttttcagatataaatttggACATAGTATACCTTTAAATAAGTGGCATTAACTCTAGaagaataaaaatttaattttacaggCCATTTTAACATCCGATGAGGAAATAGAAGAATGGCTGAACTTTGGAGAAACACCTCTCAATAAGGTATTTGCAGTTTTTAATTTGTATcagatttatacatatataaaaagaagTTTCTCACTTATATTAAGCTCTATATGGTTTCAACATCCAGTGTCACTGCAGGTTTTTATTCTGTTATAGGCTTCGAGGCTGAAAAAGTCAGTTACTTGTATTCAGTGTCACTGCAGGTTAACTTTATAATTTGTTCTAGGCCTCCAGGCTTTTAGACACCTAATTTCCATCAttgactaaaatattttatctttaggtaTTTACTCCAAATGAAGAGAATCCTCATCATAAAATTATGTATTCAactttactgaaaatataaatcCATTCTGTATGTAGAGCTGCATTCATTattagatacagtcaaacctgtgttaaagaccacctctgaacagagaccacctggctctaaagaccacatgtttcgTTTCCAATTTCATtatttacagtatattttaacCTGTgtataaagaccacctcccaaaaAGGACCACagtttggctctcccaagggtggtctttatagacaggtttgactgtatcataAGTGACAGTCATTTGTTAAACTTCATGCTTTTTAGCGGTTTTACACTTTATACCATAtttagatgtacatgtatatagtgtaaACACATAAAATTGCTAGTTTTTTTATTCACATAaactataattatgtaataattgtTGCTATTTTCCAGTacgaaatttggatctaatatacctttaaaaagaATCAGTTATTTGTATTCAGTCTCACTGCAAATTTTAAATTCTATTCTAGGCCTCAGAGCTGACAGAACCATTTACTTGTATTCAGTGTCACCCAAGGTTTATGCTCTGTTTTAGGCCTCCAAGCTGATACAGCCAGTTACTTGTATTCAGTCTCATCCAGTTTCCAGTGTGGTTAATAATTCAAGGCATAATTCTCCAGAGTGTGTGAAAAAAATTGACCCTAGGTAAGTGGTTGCAAATATACgctatattaaaaatatatataaaggttGTCCAAACTGTATAATAAGTATTAATTTTATCTACAAAGCCTGTTTAAAATTTCGTGTCCTCTACATTGcaaaattcatttatattttagtGTTAAATTTCCGTTAAAATTTATTCGGAgtttggcctgtagcatcattgtgaGGTGTTATCCCAGTTTTGTTGAAACTGTTTACTTTGGAATGTTCATGGGGTAGTtaaagctaaaactagaaatacatttaaacaacttcttctcatgaaccgcttgatggaacTTCGTTCAACACGAACTGAACCATTATATTTTATTCCTCCGCCAAAGTGGGAAAGCCTCACCCATTTGATAGgttagagctaaaattagaaatacctgtAAATGACTTCTCCTCTTGttcgcttgatggatcttcatcaaacttggtctgtggcatcattgtAATGTCTATCTTTTGGGAGGTGATTTATCAAAATCACCTCAATGTAACCATGCAGAATTTAATCATGAATAGACTGTCTCACAACTATTTCGACATTCTATCTGCTGACAATGTAGTTCAATGCTGAATAATTTACCACCTCTGACGTCAATATCGTTACAGACTGGAAAATTTGGCCTACTCTATTACCACATTTGAAGCAGCCTTAGACATGATCACAAAGTTACAAGTACTCATGCCCAGTAcaatactttgaatatatacgAATGGTGCAATAATTCACTACGAATAACTGTCTGTTGCAAACCATACTTcacatctttttactttacaaggggtttgaatgcataactgtatatatcaccaaagTGCAGTATCATATTCATGATATGGTTAGCAGAATTAAATCCTTTTGGGTTTCTAGCTATCAAATTGTGCCATTTTTGGAATgcattcttttcatacacatgctaacataaatcaccttccattAAAAAAtactatcagtactttgattttagaTTGGAGGTCTTCaccccttttaggggtcactagaacttaaagtagaaaaaatctttaaacaactcGTGATCTTTGTAGCATCaccaaaagttgttcaaatggggtCACTTGGCTCCTcctaggggccactagagcttaaaacagaaatacctttgacaaacttcttcttatgaactacttgatgaatcttcatcaaactttgtcggTAGTATCGTTATAAGGACCAAATGAGGCTCTTTGAACCTTGTAGGGGCagagaaatacatttaaacaaaacttcttGTGAGCTGCTTGATCTCTTTTAAATGTGATTTGTACCATCATCGCAAGACTCCTAAAAGTAAATGCAGGCACCTGGCCCCTTGtaggggcagctagagctaaacataaaaataaattgaatttacttcttctcatgaatagTTGGATGCAGAAAACTAATATGAAAAGACCTTCCAAAACATTCTAAGCCTCCACCAGTGTGTATTTTTCCATCCAGTTATAAACACATGAGGGAAGTGTGTAGTGTGTAGTGTTTGAATTGATTGTCATCCATCAGCTGCCTTTggaacaaaacaaatacatgtatgaatatgAGACTATACAGTCAATTTATCCATCTTTTCACCTCTTTTTCAGCAAACCAAAGAAATCTGCTGGTAGTGCTTTCATGTCAGCTTGGCTATCCAAAGGAGCAAAAGTGAAATCTGAAGCAGAGCCACCAGAGAAAAAACCTAAGATATCATGAAGAGTTGGTTCACCTCCTTATTGTGAAGAGTTATACAACTTACTGTTGACGAGTTTGTGCATCTTCTTGATGAAGAGTTTATACACCTTCTTGTTGAAGAGTTAAAAAACCTCCTTCTTGGAGAGTTGATTGTTAAAGGATGTTTGTGATACGTTACAGTAGATTAGAATGATATATCGACAATGTCAGCTTTCATAGAAGCTAATCTGTATATTATGCTACTGTTCAACATAAGATGCTAAAATATCTGCAGCTATGACCTTATAAGCTTGTTCCCTATAGTTTTTGCAGATCTAGCCCATTTTAGAATGAAGTTTCATTGACTTGTAACTGTAATTCATGTTCAAACACATATGGTGTAGCACATCTGCCGTGGCACATCTGCCATGGCATACCAACATTAAGAAAAAAGTCTCTTTCATTCAGTTGCAATGGGttaactggttctttccagttGCTGATACCTTCATtgtatttgaaagttttgatcttttcttttctgttgttttcaagcaatttgaaatatCATATCATACTATGGACCAGTCTAGATGGGTCGACGGTTCAGCGTTGATATACAAATGTAGAAGATTTGAATGGACTAGTATAACCTGTCTGCCCTATGAAAAATGCTTTATCCATTTGATGACATAGAGTCTTACGCTTGTCTGTTCTGAAAGCTTTAGTTTTCAAATGTGTTCTTTTTAGCTCCCACttttcggagaatagggggggctattctactcaccccggcgtcggcatgagctttcttggttaaagtttttcggtaacctttgtttttctatcttatctttgttactattgcatatatcttactgcaacttcacataaacattgtccagcatacgaacaaagtatgtataagggcttggcccattatacataaggtcaaggtcaccatggtgttatacttaggttatttttaaggttaaagtttttcggcaacctttgtttttctgtcatatctttgttactattgcttatatcttactgtaagtacACGTAAAcgttgtccagcatacaaacaaagtatatacaggggctgggcccattatacccaaggtcaaggtcaccaaagtgttatacttgggttatgaGGTTtgaagttttttggcaacctttgcttttctgtcatatctttgttactattgcttatatattactgtaagctcacataaacattgtccaacatacagacaaagtatgtgcaggggctgggcccattgtacccaaggtcaaggtcacaaagttgttatacttggaattattttcatgttaaattttttcgaaaactttgtttatagacatatctttggtactttaaaagataatgacttgaaattaaaaacatttctttttaatcataatctgcatgtgtggttacaatccccatgactcttattgtatttttgacagaattatgcccctttcatacttaatgttttttggcaatcttcgctttctggatacaactttagtacaatataagataaagacttgaaattaaaatgtatctttatcatcatcatctgcatgtgtggtaacgattcccataactctgatttgtattatttaccaaattatgcccctttcatacttaaattttttaacaaacttcgttttctggacataactttggtactatataagataatgacttgaaactcaaaatatatctttactatcatcatctgcatgtgtggtaacaatcccaattactttaatttgtgttcttgacagaattatgccccgtgctgtatcttccttttaaaagtagaggtctctatttgtagtcctgtttggcgcaatataacctatactgtgttggtgcgctgtaaaacccaactaaataaatattgagacatatattcattttattgtcaaatcgccgaatagtggagcgcgctgtcttacggacagctcttgttatgtgaCTTTGTTTCATATCTATAATTATATTCTTAACTGATATCCCATGGTGTGTAcgatttaaatgaaaacataaaaagggCAACTGATTATGATTACAAGATTTATTGCTCTTTGTACATTTCGAAAGGACAGACTATTATTCTTTAGTGGACAGTTTTATCCTTTGGGCACATTTTACTAGTTAAAAGCGAGGTGTTCTAGGAAAGTACTGGTCCTGCATCCGCTGTGTTTCAGTTGTATTACAGCTTACACAATAAATCTGTGTCTGTCCTATTGCAACTGTAATTAATCTGTGTTGGTTCTATTGCAACaacaataaatcaaagaaattattaaaatggTCAAAGTTTAAAATTGAGCTTTGAAATAGACTTTTCTTTTTTACCAAATGACTTATGTTTTCAACATAATTTCCAATTTTAAACATTAGTCTGAGAATCCAGTCTGACCATTTTAATGTTCCTTTTCTATATGCGAAAGTTGACAGTATAGGACAGTCAACACCATTTAACGCTTGTGCTTGTTAAGTTGGGTTTTTAATgcatacatgtagatgtttggTGAACTTTTCGAAGTCAGAGTACCCCTGCAGCTgtatctgaaa encodes:
- the LOC123556608 gene encoding abasic site processing protein HMCES-like, which produces MAGVFDVWKPPGESEPLYSYSVITVESSPSMSWIHHRMPAILTSDEEIEEWLNFGETPLNKASKLIQPVTCIQSHPVSSVVNNSRHNSPECVKKIDPSKPKKSAGSAFMSAWLSKGAKVKSEAEPPEKKPKIS